The sequence GGGATGGCGCGTCGGGCATGGCCGGAGCTTCGCCTTGCGCCGTGACCTCCGGCGGCAGGCTCGCCTCCAGCGCCGCCAGCATCGCATCGAAATCCGGTGTTGCAGCGGCGGGTGCCGGGCGGGCCGCCTTCCGCCACGCGGGGATCGCCTCGGATACCTTCAGCTGCATCGCCACGGCGCGCAGCGCGGTATTCAGCTGGTTCTGCTCCAGCGCCAGTTCGTAGATCGATTGCAGCCGCGCCAGCACCGCATTGGAATCCGCCACCTGCCGGGCGGCGACTTCCTCGCGCAGCGCCGCGATCCGCGCCTGGATATCCGGCCGCGCCAGCAGCCGGCAGGCCTGCCCCGCCGCATTATCCTCGCCG is a genomic window of Alphaproteobacteria bacterium containing:
- a CDS encoding terminase small subunit, which encodes MNRPNGRHELFCREYVRRPVGSAAAIAAGYGEDNAAGQACRLLARPDIQARIAALREEVAARQVADSNAVLARLQSIYELALEQNQLNTALRAVAMQLKVSEAIPAWRKAARPAPAAATPDFDAMLAALEASLPPEVTAQGEAPAMPDAPSPALPDAPSPALPDEPFPSRPPGPDAARAREIPPVPLPGMPINANKSQPSDTFFAARAAQSAPPGAAV